One Symbiobacterium terraclitae DNA window includes the following coding sequences:
- a CDS encoding M24 family metallopeptidase — MLLTPRTELEHRIRRLQAALERQALDGALLHSTTSLLYFTGSAQQGHLWVPAAGEPRYLVRRVLDRARRESALSHIEPLTSLRALPDHLGSARRIGMELDRLPVTQFELYRRHLPGVEAVDVGPAIRQLRSVKSPWEVERVRASARAADETYKALYVALREGLTELELSVVGETAQRLAGAQGMIRWHAHNAFESPVMMVLAGESGLAFSFADTPFGGEGLTPAAPYGAGRRAIRRDEPVCVDYPTVVDGYVHDQTRTMVVGRLAPDLVRAHGVCREILDMIAEEARPGATGEQLWERAVAIARRAGLEEHFMGWGESRVRFVGHGVGLELDEWPILAPRQQQPLEAGNVIAVEPKFFFPGRGAVGLESTFVVTPSGAERLSITGEELGVKP; from the coding sequence GTGCTCCTCACGCCCCGCACCGAGCTGGAGCACCGCATCCGCAGGCTGCAGGCCGCCCTGGAGCGGCAGGCGCTGGATGGGGCTCTGCTGCACAGCACCACGTCGCTCCTCTACTTCACGGGCAGCGCCCAGCAGGGTCACCTCTGGGTGCCGGCCGCCGGCGAGCCGCGCTACCTGGTGCGCCGGGTGCTGGACCGCGCCCGGCGCGAGTCGGCCCTGAGCCACATCGAGCCGCTGACCAGCCTGCGCGCCCTGCCGGACCACCTGGGCTCCGCCCGCCGGATCGGCATGGAGCTGGACCGGCTGCCGGTGACCCAGTTCGAGCTGTACCGGCGCCACCTGCCCGGCGTGGAGGCGGTGGACGTGGGGCCGGCCATCCGGCAGCTGCGGTCGGTGAAGTCGCCGTGGGAGGTGGAGCGCGTCCGGGCCTCCGCCCGGGCGGCCGACGAGACCTACAAGGCGCTCTACGTCGCCCTGCGGGAGGGGCTGACCGAGCTGGAGCTCTCGGTGGTGGGCGAGACCGCCCAGCGGCTGGCGGGCGCCCAGGGCATGATCCGCTGGCACGCGCACAACGCCTTCGAGTCGCCGGTCATGATGGTGCTGGCCGGCGAGTCGGGCCTGGCGTTCTCGTTCGCCGACACGCCCTTCGGCGGCGAGGGGCTCACTCCCGCAGCCCCGTACGGGGCGGGCCGGCGCGCCATCCGGCGGGACGAGCCGGTCTGCGTCGACTACCCGACGGTGGTGGACGGCTACGTGCACGACCAGACCCGCACCATGGTGGTCGGGCGGCTGGCGCCTGACCTGGTGCGGGCCCACGGAGTCTGCCGGGAGATCCTGGACATGATCGCGGAGGAGGCCCGCCCCGGGGCCACCGGCGAGCAGCTCTGGGAGCGGGCGGTGGCCATCGCCCGGCGGGCCGGGCTGGAGGAGCACTTCATGGGCTGGGGCGAGAGCCGGGTGCGCTTCGTGGGCCACGGCGTGGGGCTGGAGCTGGACGAGTGGCCGATCCTCGCCCCCCGGCAGCAGCAGCCGCTGGAGGCGGGCAACGTCATCGCCGTCGAGCCCAAGTTCTTCTTCCCGGGCCGCGGCGCGGTGGGGCTGGAGTCCACCTTCGTCGTGACCCCCTCGGGGGCGGAGCGGCTCTCCATCACGGGCG
- a CDS encoding glucose-1-phosphate thymidylyltransferase — MQVKALVLFAGRGSRLRPLTHTRAKAALPVAGRPIWQHVFDYLARFGFEEIGVVVSPGQPELEEAVRQWPHLRVHVIQQAEPRGIAHAVATARPFLSDEPFLLYLGDNLTDADLTPALRRFAEASPAALLTLKRVADPSAFGVASLQGERVVGVVEKPADPPSDLAVAGIYLFSPAVHAAIEGLRPSARGELEITDAIGGLIAAGQLVLGHTLTGWWQDAGSVTGLLEANARLLAALPTRIDRTAVLEEVSIEGPVQIGPRAVLRGVRLRGPLVIGADCRVVGSEIGPLTSVGDGVTLEGVRLVNSVLLPGCRLEGPALHLADSVVGAGAQVWTRAESPAALVLGDDAHLLVPPQQPQPWEVTR; from the coding sequence GTGCAAGTGAAAGCCCTGGTTCTCTTCGCCGGACGGGGGAGCCGCCTGCGGCCGCTGACCCACACCCGGGCCAAGGCAGCGCTTCCCGTTGCTGGCCGGCCGATCTGGCAACACGTCTTTGACTACCTGGCACGATTCGGCTTTGAAGAGATCGGGGTGGTCGTCAGCCCCGGGCAGCCGGAGCTGGAGGAGGCGGTGCGGCAGTGGCCCCACCTGCGCGTGCACGTGATCCAGCAGGCCGAGCCCCGGGGCATCGCCCATGCGGTGGCGACAGCCCGGCCGTTCCTCAGCGATGAACCCTTTCTGCTCTACCTGGGTGACAACCTGACCGACGCGGACCTCACACCCGCCCTCCGGCGCTTCGCCGAGGCCTCGCCCGCCGCACTGCTCACGCTGAAGCGGGTCGCCGATCCCAGCGCATTCGGCGTGGCCTCCCTGCAGGGTGAGCGCGTGGTGGGGGTCGTGGAGAAGCCGGCCGACCCGCCCTCCGACCTGGCCGTGGCCGGCATCTATCTCTTTTCCCCCGCCGTGCACGCCGCGATCGAGGGCCTGCGGCCGTCGGCCCGCGGCGAACTGGAGATCACCGACGCGATCGGCGGGCTCATCGCTGCCGGCCAGCTGGTGCTCGGCCACACCCTGACGGGCTGGTGGCAGGACGCGGGCAGCGTGACGGGCCTGCTGGAGGCCAACGCCCGCCTCCTCGCCGCCCTCCCTACCCGCATCGACCGGACGGCCGTCCTGGAGGAGGTGTCCATCGAGGGGCCCGTGCAGATCGGCCCCCGCGCGGTGCTGCGGGGGGTCCGGCTCAGGGGTCCCCTGGTCATCGGCGCCGACTGCCGGGTGGTGGGCAGCGAGATCGGTCCGCTGACCAGCGTCGGCGACGGTGTGACGCTCGAGGGGGTCAGGCTTGTCAACTCCGTGCTCCTGCCCGGCTGCCGGCTGGAAGGGCCTGCGCTCCACCTGGCCGACTCGGTGGTGGGCGCCGGCGCGCAGGTGTGGACCCGGGCGGAGAGCCCGGCCGCCCTGGTGCTGGGCGACGACGCGCACCTGCTGGTTCCGCCGCAGCAACCGCAACCCTGGGAGGTGACCCGGTGA